A window from Streptosporangiales bacterium encodes these proteins:
- a CDS encoding AsnC family transcriptional regulator, translated as MDLGPVDAALVRELQLDGRASFEHLAQRLGLSRVAVRGRVQRLLDSGAVTIVAVVHPAARGLLTLGHLSVDVVSDAAGLATAMAAKAEMPLVSVVAGRHAVIAEVRTTDMASLRRTVTEVRALSDVQSVTTVVYTRGVKDAYSPGGRSGPTERAVLDPIDRQLVALLQRDGRASYADLGRATNLSASSARIRVRALLDAGIVHVAAMITPGLLGLGSMCGFGLTLDAVPGATDRIAELPEVHYLSETLGPWDAVGTLLCPSPAAAAAALDRIRDMPGVTQLESWMHLRVVKEDYSLSADAHDPTQEAP; from the coding sequence ATGGATCTCGGTCCGGTCGACGCGGCCCTGGTGCGCGAGCTGCAGCTCGACGGCCGAGCCAGCTTCGAGCATCTCGCGCAGCGGTTGGGTCTGTCGCGGGTGGCGGTACGCGGGCGCGTCCAGCGGCTGCTCGACTCCGGTGCGGTCACGATCGTCGCCGTCGTCCACCCGGCCGCGCGGGGGCTGCTGACCCTCGGCCACCTGTCGGTCGACGTCGTCAGCGACGCCGCCGGTCTCGCGACCGCGATGGCGGCGAAGGCCGAGATGCCGCTGGTGTCGGTCGTCGCGGGCCGGCACGCGGTGATCGCCGAGGTGCGCACCACCGACATGGCCAGCCTGCGACGTACCGTCACCGAGGTCAGGGCGCTGTCCGACGTCCAGAGCGTGACGACCGTCGTCTACACCCGCGGGGTCAAGGACGCGTACTCGCCGGGCGGGCGCAGCGGCCCGACCGAGCGGGCGGTGCTCGACCCGATCGACCGGCAGCTCGTGGCCCTGCTGCAACGCGACGGGCGGGCGTCGTACGCCGACCTCGGCCGCGCGACGAACCTGTCCGCCAGCTCCGCGCGCATCCGGGTGCGCGCGCTGCTCGACGCGGGCATCGTGCACGTCGCGGCGATGATCACGCCGGGCCTGCTCGGCCTCGGGTCGATGTGCGGCTTCGGGCTGACCCTCGACGCCGTCCCCGGGGCGACCGACCGCATCGCCGAGCTGCCGGAGGTGCACTACCTGAGCGAGACCCTCGGGCCGTGGGACGCGGTCGGCACGCTGCTCTGCCCGTCACCCGCCGCGGCCGCAGCCGCGCTCGACCGCATCCGCGACATGCCCGGCGTGACCCAGTTGGAGTCGTGGATGCACCTGCGCGTCGTCAAGGAGGACTACTCGCTCAGCGCGGACGCGCATGACCCAACGCAGGAGGCGCCATGA